A window of the Streptomyces sp. NBC_00250 genome harbors these coding sequences:
- a CDS encoding CBS domain-containing protein, with protein MTPQPFTVADVMTKKVVAVLPGAEFKEIVAAMERWKVTAVPVVEGEGRVVGVVSEADLLLKEEFHDHRLGLVEQMRRLDATAKAGSRRAEDLMTSPAVTVAPGASLPRAARLMAAHRVKRLPVVDASGTIQGIVSRSDLLKVFLRPDEDLAADVRRDVVEHLFPLSRHRVDVRVDAGVVTLSGEVRDSALVPLAARLARAVEGVVDVRCELTTFVEA; from the coding sequence ATGACACCTCAGCCGTTCACCGTCGCCGACGTGATGACCAAGAAAGTCGTCGCCGTCCTGCCCGGCGCGGAGTTCAAGGAGATCGTCGCCGCCATGGAGCGGTGGAAGGTGACGGCCGTCCCCGTCGTCGAGGGCGAGGGCCGCGTCGTCGGGGTGGTCTCCGAGGCGGACCTGCTCCTGAAGGAGGAGTTCCACGATCACCGCCTCGGTCTCGTCGAGCAGATGCGACGGCTCGACGCCACGGCCAAGGCGGGGTCGCGCCGGGCCGAGGACCTGATGACCTCGCCCGCCGTCACCGTCGCTCCCGGGGCGTCCCTGCCCCGGGCCGCCCGCCTCATGGCCGCGCATCGCGTGAAGCGGCTGCCGGTCGTCGACGCGAGCGGCACCATCCAGGGGATCGTGAGCCGGTCCGATCTCCTCAAGGTCTTCCTCCGCCCTGACGAGGATCTCGCCGCCGACGTGCGCCGCGACGTGGTCGAGCACCTGTTCCCGCTCTCCCGGCACCGGGTCGACGTGCGTGTCGACGCCGGGGTCGTGACGCTGTCCGGCGAGGTCCGCGACAGCGCGCTCGTCCCGCTCGCCGCCCGCCTGGCCCGCGCCGTCGAAGGCGTGGTGGACGTACGGTGCGAGCTCACCACCTTCGTCGAGGCGTAG
- a CDS encoding CBS domain-containing protein, whose product MRHRSVADLMTPTAVSVVPGTTFKEIARLLNEFDITAVCVVDESNRPLGVVSEADLVRRRTAGAVLDTAGALMSSPAVVARPDWSVVRAARVMDRASVKRLPVVDDDGRLVGVLSRSDLVQLFLRRDRAIQEEIVEDVVTHTLRLSPSALSVEVDDGRVTLSGTVRRRSLVPVLLRLCNSVDGVVGVVDRLRYEDDDLSRK is encoded by the coding sequence ATGAGGCACCGCAGCGTCGCGGATCTGATGACCCCCACGGCCGTCAGCGTCGTTCCAGGCACGACGTTCAAGGAGATCGCACGGCTGCTGAACGAGTTCGACATCACCGCGGTGTGCGTGGTGGACGAGTCGAACCGGCCACTGGGCGTGGTCTCGGAGGCGGACCTGGTACGCCGCCGTACCGCCGGGGCCGTGCTCGACACCGCGGGCGCACTCATGTCGAGCCCCGCCGTCGTCGCCCGACCCGATTGGAGCGTGGTGCGGGCCGCCCGTGTGATGGACCGGGCCAGCGTCAAGCGCCTGCCCGTGGTCGACGACGACGGGCGCCTCGTGGGTGTGCTCAGCCGCAGCGACCTCGTCCAGCTCTTCCTGCGCCGGGACCGGGCGATCCAGGAGGAGATCGTCGAAGACGTGGTCACCCACACCTTGAGACTGAGCCCGTCGGCCCTCTCGGTGGAGGTCGACGACGGCCGGGTCACCCTCAGTGGCACGGTCCGCCGCCGCAGCCTCGTGCCGGTGCTCCTCAGGCTCTGCAACAGCGTCGATGGTGTCGTGGGGGTCGTCGACCGGCTCAGGTACGAAGACGACGACCTGTCGAGGAAGTGA
- a CDS encoding DUF4389 domain-containing protein, with the protein MDTPGAPQSPVAVSAELDSRLSRWLWLVKWILAIPHWIVLCFLWIAFFVVSVIAFFAILFTERFPRGLFDFNLGVLRWSWRVSYYSYGALGTDRYPPFSLGPEPDYPARLDIAYPERLSRSMVLVKWWLLAIPHYLVIAFFTSGVHAGWWSGGLITLLTIIAGFAVAFTERYPRDLFSLIVGLNRWVLRVAAYASLMTDAYPPFRLDQGGHEPGTADVR; encoded by the coding sequence ATGGACACCCCTGGCGCCCCGCAAAGTCCCGTGGCGGTCTCCGCCGAACTCGACAGCCGGCTGTCCCGCTGGCTGTGGTTGGTCAAGTGGATCCTGGCGATCCCGCACTGGATCGTGCTGTGCTTTCTCTGGATCGCCTTCTTCGTCGTCAGCGTGATCGCGTTCTTCGCGATCCTCTTCACCGAGCGGTTCCCACGGGGTCTGTTCGACTTCAACCTCGGCGTGCTCCGCTGGTCCTGGCGCGTCTCGTACTACTCGTACGGCGCACTCGGCACCGACCGCTACCCGCCCTTCAGCCTCGGACCCGAGCCTGACTACCCGGCCCGGCTCGACATCGCCTACCCGGAGCGGCTGTCCCGCTCGATGGTCCTGGTCAAGTGGTGGCTGCTCGCCATCCCCCACTACCTCGTGATCGCCTTCTTCACCAGCGGCGTGCACGCGGGATGGTGGAGCGGCGGCCTGATCACCCTGCTCACGATCATCGCGGGCTTCGCCGTGGCCTTCACCGAACGGTATCCGCGCGACCTGTTCTCCCTGATCGTCGGCCTGAACCGCTGGGTCCTGCGTGTCGCCGCCTACGCGAGCCTCATGACGGACGCCTACCCGCCCTTCCGCCTCGACCAGGGCGGTCACGAACCGGGGACGGCCGACGTCCGCTGA
- a CDS encoding cation-translocating P-type ATPase has product MTDRAGSRAGPERTASSTPALPFDPSEPLPRLRRELATGPDGLSAREAARRLAVHGPNEVRRRARSSFVRELVGQLIHPLALLLWAAAALAFVADLAVLGWAILAVIAVNAGFALLQEHQAERAVETLARYLPEHALAVRDGQPHVVEARDLVPGDLILLDEGDKVPADAHVTEGGVEVDLSMLTGESVPAERIASAGILGAPLLEEPNLVFSGTTCVEGQARAIVFATGNHTELGRIAALSQRTRREASPLERQVKRVAWLIAGVATGMGVVFLVLGVAVGLPVTDSLTFAIGLLVANVPEGLLPTITLALAVGVRALARRGALVKRLSAVETLGSTSVICTDKTGTLTRNSMRLRALWTVDHGSEPGPWAEDLARAGALCTTVTREADGELHGDPTEAALVAGAADHGAPLDLGRRDAGRRALFRFDPRLRLMSVVQGGETQGGETQGGETWGGETQGPTRIVVKGAPEAVLDRLLPGTAADSARAAAEELARDGMRVLAVAVRDVPSGAELPSHRQDAESGLTLLGLVGLYDPPRPEVAEAVRRCHEAGIRVHVVTGDNGATAAAVAREVGIGVPRLHVVAASESLGDDELDRLLVEGDDEIVFARSSPETKLKVADTLREHGRIVAMTGDGVNDAPALHRAHIGVAMGRSGTDVAREAAAMVLTDDDFATIVTAVEAGRRVYDNVRKFIVYIFAHATPEIVPFLVFALSAGTVPLPLTVLQILAIDLGTETLPALALGRERSEPGIMQRPPRPRHQGVISRDMLIRSWGYLGLTSAVLVMAGYFYVLWRAGWQPGDPTGTGSPLHHAYVTATTATFAGIVTCQVGTAFAARTDHAALRDIGVFSNPLLLAGIAFELVFTAALVYAPPLQHLFGTAALPLDVVLLVATFPVLVWGTDELRRARRRRQRTSAVPGS; this is encoded by the coding sequence ATGACTGACCGTGCCGGCAGCCGCGCCGGACCGGAGCGGACCGCTTCCTCCACCCCCGCGCTGCCCTTCGACCCCAGTGAACCGCTGCCCCGGCTGCGTCGTGAGCTCGCCACGGGCCCGGATGGTCTCTCGGCCCGCGAGGCTGCCCGGCGCCTCGCCGTCCACGGACCGAACGAGGTACGGCGAAGAGCGCGCTCCTCCTTCGTGCGCGAGCTGGTCGGGCAGCTGATTCACCCCCTGGCCCTACTGCTGTGGGCTGCCGCCGCCCTCGCCTTCGTCGCGGACCTGGCGGTCCTTGGTTGGGCGATCCTCGCGGTCATCGCCGTCAACGCGGGTTTCGCCCTGCTCCAGGAACATCAAGCGGAGCGGGCGGTGGAGACGCTCGCCCGCTATCTGCCCGAGCACGCCCTGGCCGTACGCGACGGGCAGCCCCACGTCGTAGAGGCCCGTGACCTCGTGCCGGGCGATCTGATCCTCCTGGACGAGGGCGACAAGGTCCCCGCCGACGCGCATGTCACCGAGGGCGGGGTCGAGGTCGACCTGTCGATGCTCACGGGCGAGTCCGTGCCGGCTGAACGGATCGCCTCAGCCGGGATCCTCGGCGCCCCGCTGCTCGAGGAGCCGAACCTCGTCTTCAGCGGGACGACCTGTGTCGAGGGGCAGGCCCGCGCCATCGTGTTCGCCACCGGAAACCACACCGAACTCGGCCGGATCGCCGCGCTCAGCCAGCGGACGCGGCGTGAGGCGAGCCCTCTGGAACGGCAGGTCAAGCGGGTCGCGTGGCTCATCGCCGGCGTCGCGACCGGCATGGGTGTCGTGTTTCTCGTCCTCGGGGTGGCGGTCGGGCTTCCGGTCACCGACTCCCTGACGTTCGCCATCGGGCTGCTCGTCGCCAACGTCCCGGAGGGACTCCTTCCGACGATCACGCTGGCCCTGGCCGTCGGCGTTCGAGCCCTCGCCCGCCGGGGTGCCCTGGTCAAACGGCTCAGTGCCGTGGAGACCCTCGGTTCCACGAGTGTCATCTGCACAGACAAGACCGGCACACTCACCCGCAACAGCATGCGTCTCAGGGCGCTGTGGACGGTCGACCACGGGTCGGAGCCGGGCCCCTGGGCGGAGGACCTGGCGAGGGCGGGCGCCCTGTGCACCACGGTCACGCGAGAAGCCGACGGCGAACTGCACGGCGACCCCACCGAGGCCGCCCTCGTCGCCGGGGCCGCCGACCACGGGGCTCCGCTGGACCTGGGTCGGCGCGACGCGGGACGGCGGGCGCTGTTCCGCTTCGATCCGCGGCTGCGCCTGATGTCGGTCGTGCAGGGCGGGGAGACGCAGGGCGGAGAGACGCAGGGCGGAGAGACGTGGGGCGGGGAGACGCAGGGCCCCACGCGGATCGTGGTCAAGGGAGCGCCCGAGGCGGTGCTGGACCGCCTCCTGCCCGGAACCGCGGCGGACTCGGCCCGCGCGGCGGCCGAGGAGCTGGCCCGGGACGGCATGCGGGTCCTGGCCGTCGCCGTACGCGACGTGCCGAGTGGCGCGGAGCTGCCGTCACACCGCCAGGACGCGGAGTCGGGGTTGACCCTGCTCGGGCTTGTCGGGCTGTACGACCCGCCGCGCCCCGAGGTGGCGGAGGCTGTCCGCCGCTGCCACGAGGCCGGGATCCGGGTACACGTCGTGACGGGCGACAACGGTGCCACCGCCGCGGCCGTCGCGCGGGAGGTCGGCATCGGAGTGCCCCGTCTGCACGTGGTCGCGGCGTCGGAGTCGCTGGGCGACGACGAGCTGGACCGGCTCCTCGTGGAAGGCGACGACGAGATCGTCTTCGCCCGGTCCTCGCCCGAGACGAAGCTCAAGGTGGCGGACACCCTGCGGGAGCACGGCCGGATCGTCGCCATGACGGGTGACGGCGTCAACGACGCCCCCGCGCTGCACCGCGCCCATATCGGAGTGGCCATGGGACGCTCCGGCACCGACGTGGCCCGGGAGGCCGCCGCGATGGTGCTCACCGACGACGACTTCGCCACCATCGTGACCGCGGTCGAAGCCGGGCGCCGCGTCTACGACAACGTACGCAAGTTCATCGTCTACATCTTCGCCCACGCGACGCCGGAGATCGTTCCCTTCCTCGTCTTCGCGCTCTCCGCCGGCACGGTACCGCTTCCCCTCACCGTGCTGCAGATCCTCGCCATCGACCTCGGCACCGAGACCCTGCCCGCCCTGGCCCTCGGCCGGGAACGCTCCGAGCCCGGCATCATGCAGCGGCCCCCGCGGCCGCGCCACCAGGGCGTGATCTCCCGCGACATGCTGATACGGAGCTGGGGGTACCTGGGGCTCACGTCCGCGGTCCTCGTCATGGCGGGCTACTTCTACGTGCTGTGGCGCGCGGGCTGGCAGCCCGGCGACCCCACGGGTACCGGCAGTCCCTTGCACCACGCCTACGTGACGGCCACCACGGCCACCTTCGCTGGCATCGTCACCTGCCAGGTCGGCACGGCGTTCGCGGCCCGCACCGACCACGCGGCGCTGCGCGACATCGGGGTGTTCTCGAATCCGCTGCTGCTCGCCGGCATTGCCTTCGAGCTCGTCTTCACGGCCGCCCTCGTCTACGCGCCCCCGCTCCAGCACCTCTTCGGCACGGCCGCCCTTCCTCTGGACGTCGTCCTGCTCGTCGCGACGTTCCCGGTGCTGGTGTGGGGCACGGACGAGCTGCGGCGCGCCAGGCGGCGCCGTCAGCGGACGTCGGCCGTCCCCGGTTCGTGA
- a CDS encoding Rv1733c family protein, whose product MLHQESGSGTTPPRRPARRAALIFVLLIAVICGAVAAGSLWSAGSTTDRELAAHRHQVTATTTGPAKDPPVATRYGSKAQAVAPAVWEQPENVRRSGNIHVPSRTPEGRAVTIWVDDAGSPARPPGSSADRAFTSLAGGTGAAGVVGVAGVAVVLLVRRRTEGHRLAGWEREWEQVEPVWSGRLHRGSGAGDDDD is encoded by the coding sequence ATGCTCCACCAGGAGTCGGGGAGCGGGACCACCCCGCCCAGGAGACCCGCGAGGCGCGCCGCCCTGATCTTCGTGCTGTTGATCGCTGTGATCTGCGGTGCTGTGGCCGCCGGGAGCCTGTGGTCGGCGGGATCCACGACCGACCGTGAACTCGCCGCGCACCGACATCAGGTGACCGCGACCACCACCGGGCCGGCGAAGGACCCGCCCGTCGCCACCCGGTACGGCTCCAAGGCGCAGGCCGTCGCTCCGGCGGTGTGGGAACAGCCCGAGAACGTCCGCCGGTCCGGGAACATCCACGTCCCGTCCCGGACGCCGGAGGGACGCGCCGTGACGATCTGGGTGGACGACGCAGGGTCCCCCGCCCGGCCACCGGGCAGTTCCGCGGACCGCGCGTTTACCTCCCTGGCGGGCGGTACGGGGGCGGCGGGCGTGGTCGGGGTGGCAGGCGTCGCCGTCGTCCTCCTCGTACGGCGGCGGACCGAAGGCCACCGGCTCGCAGGCTGGGAACGCGAGTGGGAGCAGGTGGAACCCGTATGGTCCGGCCGACTCCACCGGGGCAGCGGTGCAGGGGACGACGATGACTGA
- a CDS encoding flavodoxin domain-containing protein: MNAKRVLVAYGSKAGATAGIAEEIGRTLRDDGFDAVVLPADTVTDVSGYAGVVLGGALYAGHWTGKARRCARRNAEQLRHRPLWLFSSGPVDSSAEQHDIPPVRGVARRMKRLGAREHMTFGGAVTAETPGPVARALVRRGKGGDFRNPERIRAWAHHIGTELGATH, encoded by the coding sequence ATGAACGCCAAGCGTGTCCTGGTCGCCTATGGCAGCAAGGCCGGCGCGACCGCCGGTATCGCCGAAGAGATCGGCCGGACGCTTCGGGACGACGGCTTCGACGCTGTCGTCCTGCCTGCCGACACCGTCACCGACGTGAGCGGCTACGCCGGCGTCGTTCTCGGCGGAGCCCTCTACGCCGGGCACTGGACCGGCAAGGCGCGACGGTGCGCCCGGCGCAACGCCGAACAGCTCAGGCACCGGCCTCTTTGGCTGTTCAGCAGTGGTCCCGTCGACAGTTCCGCGGAGCAGCACGACATCCCGCCCGTGCGAGGAGTCGCCCGGCGCATGAAGAGGCTCGGCGCTCGCGAGCACATGACCTTCGGTGGCGCCGTGACCGCCGAGACGCCGGGCCCGGTCGCCCGCGCTCTGGTGCGCCGGGGCAAGGGCGGCGACTTCCGCAATCCGGAACGGATCAGGGCATGGGCCCACCACATCGGAACGGAACTCGGCGCCACCCACTGA
- a CDS encoding Hsp20/alpha crystallin family protein — MAGGKVERRHSLFPDFNDWFNREFPGLPGWRPATAAHSIPVEVTSGHGVYVLRAELPGMDPDDDIGITVDDNLITVSAEHIESTEDKEHSEFRYGSFRRTVRLPGTIPADDVEASYADGILTIRIPMPDEETTSVRTVPVKRADKPAEGAES; from the coding sequence ATGGCCGGAGGCAAGGTGGAACGCAGGCACAGCCTCTTCCCCGACTTCAACGACTGGTTCAACCGGGAGTTTCCGGGGCTGCCCGGGTGGCGACCCGCGACGGCTGCTCACTCCATTCCCGTGGAGGTGACCAGCGGTCACGGCGTGTACGTGCTGCGGGCCGAGCTGCCGGGGATGGACCCGGACGACGACATCGGCATCACCGTCGACGACAACCTCATCACGGTGAGTGCGGAGCACATCGAGAGCACGGAGGACAAGGAGCATTCGGAGTTCCGCTACGGATCGTTCCGCAGGACCGTGCGCCTCCCGGGCACGATCCCCGCCGACGACGTCGAGGCGTCGTACGCGGACGGCATCCTCACCATCCGCATCCCGATGCCCGACGAGGAGACCACGTCCGTTCGGACCGTTCCGGTGAAGCGGGCCGACAAGCCGGCCGAGGGCGCGGAATCATGA
- a CDS encoding CBS domain-containing protein, whose protein sequence is MTTAREIMHSGASCVQESENLVDAARRMSELDVGALPICGPDDRLHGIITDRDIVVKCLAKGKDPHRMTAGDLAQGKPVTVDAGADSEVVLRTMQDHRVRRVPVIDDHRLVGMISEADLARHLPEERVGHFVEKICC, encoded by the coding sequence ATGACGACCGCAAGGGAGATCATGCACTCCGGTGCGAGCTGCGTGCAGGAGAGCGAGAACCTCGTGGACGCCGCACGCCGCATGAGCGAACTGGATGTCGGCGCGCTGCCCATCTGCGGGCCGGACGACCGGCTGCACGGCATCATCACCGACCGGGACATCGTGGTGAAGTGCCTCGCCAAGGGCAAGGACCCCCACCGGATGACGGCCGGGGACCTGGCCCAGGGGAAGCCGGTGACCGTGGACGCGGGCGCCGACAGCGAAGTGGTGCTCCGCACGATGCAGGACCACCGTGTCCGCCGCGTGCCCGTGATCGACGACCACCGCCTGGTCGGCATGATCAGTGAGGCGGACCTGGCGCGTCACCTGCCGGAGGAACGGGTGGGCCATTTCGTCGAGAAGATCTGCTGCTGA
- the ppsA gene encoding phosphoenolpyruvate synthase, producing the protein MGPIRYVVPFTELGRHDVGRAGGKNASLGEMTTRLGGAGIRVPPGFATTAEAYEELLGSRDLRRRVEVQIERLHAGAPLDEVGAAIRSLFLAESLPVPLRDAVLAAYEGLAEEIGRESPEVAVRSSATAEDLPEASFAGQQETYLNVSGADALLEACTRCYASLFTDRAIDYRERMGFDHLAVALSIGVQAMVRSDLAGSGVAFTLDPESGFPDVIVVSAAWGLGETVVSGQVDPDEYTVFKPSMKDPELDPVIDVRIGAKRLKAVYADTGLTRTVDTPDGERNQRVLDDAEIRTLAGWAAAVEEHYGCPMDIEWAKDGLTGELWIVQARPETVQSRRRTTTLTRRRLTATPGEPLVEGIAVGEAIGQGRVVALDAPVDLDRFPQGGVLVTGVTDPDWEPVMKRASAIVTDHGGRTSHAAIVSRELGVPAVVGTGNGTRILRDGRSVTVSCAEGGSGRVYQGLLPYEETQTDLAELPATRTRVMLNLADPSAAFRWWRLPADGVGLARLEVIVAHQVKVHPMALLHPERLEPHDRHVIERLTEGYLDRGDYFVDRLAHGIARIAASRWPTPVVVRTSDFKTNEYAKLLGGRPFEPDEANPMIGWRGASRYYSDGYREGFALECRALRRVREGMGLTNVVVMIPFCRTLGEADQVLAVMADEGLVRGENGLQVYVMAEIPANIILAKEFAERFDGFSIGSNDLTQLTLGVDRDSEALAHVFDERDPAVVRSIQTLAVRAHAAGRPVGLCGQRPSDDPAFTAILVEAGLDSISVAPDSFAAVKGHVASAETTRETGTGRREE; encoded by the coding sequence ATGGGACCGATACGATACGTCGTACCTTTCACGGAACTCGGGCGGCACGACGTCGGCCGAGCGGGTGGCAAGAACGCCTCGCTGGGCGAGATGACCACCCGGCTCGGAGGCGCGGGCATCCGCGTACCTCCGGGATTCGCCACCACCGCCGAAGCGTACGAGGAACTGCTCGGTTCCCGAGACCTCCGCCGTCGCGTGGAGGTACAGATCGAGAGACTGCACGCGGGCGCCCCACTCGATGAGGTCGGGGCGGCCATCCGGTCCCTCTTCCTCGCGGAGTCGTTGCCCGTGCCTCTGCGGGATGCCGTGCTCGCGGCGTACGAGGGGCTGGCCGAGGAGATCGGCCGGGAGTCGCCCGAGGTGGCGGTGCGCAGCAGTGCGACGGCGGAGGACCTGCCCGAAGCGAGTTTCGCCGGGCAGCAGGAGACGTATCTGAACGTCAGCGGCGCCGACGCGCTCCTTGAGGCATGCACCCGCTGCTACGCCTCTCTGTTCACCGACCGGGCGATCGACTACCGGGAACGGATGGGCTTCGACCACCTCGCCGTCGCCTTGTCCATCGGCGTCCAGGCCATGGTCCGCTCCGATCTGGCCGGCTCCGGTGTCGCCTTCACCCTCGACCCGGAGAGCGGCTTCCCGGACGTGATCGTGGTGAGTGCCGCCTGGGGGCTGGGGGAGACCGTCGTCAGCGGCCAGGTCGACCCGGACGAGTACACGGTGTTCAAGCCGAGCATGAAGGACCCGGAGCTCGACCCCGTCATCGATGTGCGGATCGGAGCCAAGCGGCTGAAGGCCGTGTACGCGGACACCGGGTTGACCCGCACGGTCGACACGCCCGACGGTGAGCGGAACCAGCGGGTCCTCGACGACGCGGAGATCCGCACGCTCGCCGGCTGGGCGGCGGCCGTCGAGGAGCACTACGGCTGCCCCATGGACATCGAATGGGCCAAGGACGGCCTCACCGGCGAGCTCTGGATCGTCCAGGCCCGCCCCGAGACGGTCCAGTCGCGTCGGCGCACCACCACCCTGACCCGCCGCCGGCTCACCGCCACTCCTGGCGAACCGCTCGTCGAAGGCATCGCCGTCGGCGAGGCCATCGGCCAGGGCCGTGTCGTGGCGCTCGACGCGCCCGTCGACCTCGACCGCTTCCCCCAGGGCGGCGTCCTCGTCACCGGCGTCACCGACCCGGACTGGGAACCCGTCATGAAGAGGGCCTCCGCCATCGTCACCGACCACGGGGGACGCACCTCACACGCGGCCATCGTCAGCCGCGAACTCGGAGTCCCCGCCGTTGTCGGAACCGGAAACGGGACACGGATCCTGCGTGACGGGCGCTCTGTCACGGTCTCCTGCGCCGAGGGAGGGAGCGGACGTGTCTACCAAGGGCTGCTCCCGTACGAGGAGACCCAGACCGACCTCGCGGAACTGCCTGCCACCCGAACCCGAGTGATGCTGAACCTGGCCGATCCATCAGCCGCGTTCCGCTGGTGGCGGCTCCCCGCCGACGGCGTGGGACTGGCGCGCCTCGAGGTCATCGTCGCCCACCAGGTGAAGGTCCACCCCATGGCCCTACTGCACCCGGAGCGGCTCGAACCACACGACCGGCATGTCATCGAGCGGCTCACCGAGGGCTACCTCGACCGAGGTGACTACTTCGTCGACCGGCTTGCCCACGGCATCGCCCGGATCGCCGCCTCCCGCTGGCCGACGCCCGTCGTCGTGCGCACCAGCGACTTCAAGACCAACGAGTACGCCAAGCTCCTCGGCGGCCGACCCTTCGAACCGGACGAGGCGAACCCCATGATCGGCTGGCGTGGCGCGAGCCGGTACTACAGCGACGGCTACCGCGAGGGCTTCGCCCTCGAATGCCGCGCGCTGCGCCGCGTGCGCGAGGGGATGGGGCTGACGAACGTGGTCGTCATGATCCCCTTCTGCCGCACCCTCGGCGAGGCCGATCAGGTGCTCGCGGTGATGGCGGACGAGGGACTGGTACGGGGCGAGAACGGGCTGCAGGTCTACGTCATGGCGGAGATACCGGCCAACATCATCCTGGCCAAAGAGTTCGCGGAACGCTTCGACGGATTCTCGATCGGCAGCAACGACCTCACCCAGCTCACCCTCGGCGTCGACCGCGACTCCGAGGCCCTCGCCCATGTTTTTGACGAGCGGGACCCCGCGGTCGTCCGCAGCATTCAGACCCTTGCTGTCCGCGCCCACGCGGCGGGCCGGCCGGTCGGGCTGTGCGGGCAGAGGCCGAGCGACGATCCGGCGTTCACCGCGATCCTGGTCGAGGCGGGCCTCGACTCGATCTCGGTGGCGCCGGACAGCTTCGCAGCGGTCAAAGGTCACGTGGCCAGCGCGGAGACGACGCGCGAGACCGGTACCGGACGAAGGGAGGAGTGA
- a CDS encoding universal stress protein — MVLGVDPREQSVPALVWAADEAVRRGLVLRLVVAVPPAHDGLRYDAIARQSALCIRAESAIANAEDLVRELHDGLRIATERVNGVPATVLRDMAQHAALVVVGSRRLGRPAEMFSESSVVVPLTARADCPVVVVRAPEHTAVHPPTVVVGVDGSASSQAAVAFAVEEASLREARLRAVWVWPRSVLAHDDGEGGLAERRRLLAESVAGWTERYPDVAISQEVLRGHPVEQLALASQESLSLVVGRRGRGGYSGMRLGSTVHGLLHRAPCPLITVPLPQRERRTADPAWADRSRSGTTDRPGPTAPLGTGARPPPRGTVGREDAPGPSEGSAER, encoded by the coding sequence ATGGTGCTCGGGGTCGACCCCCGGGAGCAGTCGGTCCCCGCTCTCGTCTGGGCCGCCGACGAGGCCGTACGAAGAGGGCTGGTGCTCCGGCTGGTCGTCGCCGTACCGCCTGCCCACGACGGGCTCAGGTACGACGCGATCGCCCGCCAGAGCGCCCTGTGTATCCGTGCGGAGTCGGCGATCGCCAACGCGGAGGACCTCGTCCGGGAACTGCACGACGGTCTGCGGATCGCGACGGAACGCGTGAACGGTGTGCCGGCGACCGTGTTGCGCGACATGGCGCAGCACGCCGCACTCGTCGTCGTGGGCTCTCGCCGTCTCGGCAGGCCGGCCGAGATGTTCAGCGAGAGCTCCGTGGTCGTCCCGCTCACGGCGCGGGCGGACTGTCCCGTCGTCGTGGTCCGCGCACCTGAGCACACCGCCGTGCATCCACCGACCGTCGTCGTCGGCGTGGACGGAAGCGCCTCCTCACAGGCCGCGGTCGCCTTCGCCGTCGAGGAGGCGAGCCTCCGCGAGGCACGGCTGCGGGCGGTCTGGGTCTGGCCCCGTTCCGTCCTCGCTCACGACGACGGTGAAGGGGGCCTGGCCGAGCGGCGTCGGCTGCTCGCCGAGTCGGTGGCGGGCTGGACGGAGAGGTATCCGGATGTCGCCATCTCCCAAGAGGTCCTGCGGGGGCACCCGGTCGAACAACTCGCCCTGGCGTCCCAGGAATCCCTCTCTTTGGTGGTCGGTCGCCGAGGCCGTGGCGGCTACTCCGGCATGCGGTTGGGTTCGACGGTTCACGGCCTGCTGCACCGTGCCCCGTGTCCGTTGATCACTGTCCCCCTCCCGCAACGCGAGCGCCGGACCGCCGACCCGGCATGGGCCGACCGGTCCCGTTCCGGTACGACCGACCGTCCCGGGCCCACTGCCCCGCTCGGCACTGGGGCGCGACCACCTCCACGCGGGACGGTGGGGCGAGAGGACGCCCCCGGTCCGTCGGAGGGTTCTGCGGAGAGATGA